The following are encoded together in the Geobacter sulfurreducens PCA genome:
- a CDS encoding cytochrome-c peroxidase, which produces MVSKRLTGAVALLFLAAGAAGAAGLTVKEQLGKDIFFDTNLSINGNQSCADCHAPEAGWTGPTSEVNAHGAVYEGSIAGRFGNRKPPSSAYATTAPILKYIRQGGGMFVGGNFWDGRATGEKLGNPAADQAQGPFLNPLEQGLPDSACVVHRVCTATYGTAMETLWPGSCAIAWPADVAAACATEGTVVNLDAPNRAASDLAYDYIALAIAAYEGSTESNAFTSKYDAFLAGKAFLTPEERRGLTLFNGKAKCARCHVNTGRAPLFTDYTYDNLGVPRNSENPFYESAFNPLGINWIDQGLGGFLASRIDYSRFATANLGKHKVPTLRNVDKKTSPDFVKAFGHNGYFKSLKEIVHFYNTRDVLPTCAPGSPGEKVTCWPEPELALTMNTTELGNLKLSDAEEDALVAFMKTLTDGYQP; this is translated from the coding sequence ATGGTATCCAAACGACTCACCGGAGCAGTGGCACTCCTCTTCCTGGCGGCAGGCGCCGCCGGCGCGGCGGGCTTGACCGTCAAGGAACAACTGGGCAAAGACATCTTCTTCGACACCAACCTCTCCATCAACGGCAACCAGTCATGCGCGGACTGCCACGCCCCCGAGGCGGGGTGGACCGGGCCCACCTCGGAAGTCAACGCCCACGGCGCCGTGTATGAAGGCTCCATTGCCGGGCGCTTCGGCAACCGCAAACCACCCTCATCGGCCTACGCCACCACCGCGCCCATCCTCAAGTATATCCGTCAGGGCGGCGGCATGTTCGTGGGGGGTAACTTCTGGGACGGCCGCGCCACCGGCGAAAAACTGGGCAACCCCGCCGCCGACCAGGCCCAGGGGCCGTTCCTGAATCCGCTGGAGCAGGGGCTGCCCGACTCGGCCTGCGTGGTCCACCGGGTCTGCACCGCCACCTACGGCACCGCCATGGAAACCCTCTGGCCCGGCTCGTGCGCCATTGCCTGGCCCGCCGACGTGGCAGCCGCCTGCGCCACCGAAGGGACCGTCGTGAACCTCGATGCCCCCAACCGGGCCGCATCCGATCTGGCCTACGACTACATAGCCCTGGCCATCGCCGCCTACGAAGGCTCGACCGAATCCAACGCCTTCACCTCCAAGTACGACGCCTTCCTGGCCGGCAAGGCATTCCTGACGCCCGAGGAGAGAAGGGGGCTCACCCTCTTCAACGGCAAGGCCAAATGTGCCCGCTGCCACGTGAATACCGGCCGCGCGCCCCTCTTCACCGACTACACCTACGACAACCTGGGCGTTCCCCGCAACAGCGAGAACCCATTCTATGAGTCCGCCTTCAACCCACTGGGGATCAACTGGATCGACCAGGGGCTCGGCGGCTTTCTTGCCTCCCGCATCGATTACAGCCGCTTTGCCACGGCCAACCTCGGCAAGCACAAGGTGCCCACACTGCGCAACGTGGACAAGAAAACTTCGCCCGACTTCGTCAAGGCCTTCGGCCACAACGGCTACTTCAAGAGCCTGAAGGAGATCGTCCACTTCTACAACACCCGCGACGTTCTCCCCACCTGCGCGCCCGGCTCCCCCGGCGAAAAGGTGACCTGCTGGCCCGAGCCCGAACTGGCGCTCACCATGAACACCACCGAGCTGGGCAACCTGAAGCTCTCCGATGCCGAAGAAGACGCCCTGGTGGCCTTCATGAAGACCCTCACCGACGGTTATCAGCCCTGA
- the recD gene encoding exodeoxyribonuclease V subunit alpha, producing the protein MSADDLQFRDIDACFADFLCRLAGGRNDDLHRAAMHASAAVGAGHVCLHLDEAFGSNGAALAVTLRALPVVGPPGGRTPLILDEKNRLYLYRYWNYEYLVAEFIKQKSAELRPVSLPLLRAGIDRIFGPKGDDAVDWQRVAAAAAVRSGFCVISGGPGTGKTSTVVSILALLLEQAGEEGAGIALAAPTGKAAARLGDSIRDARQRLAAVTPVAERIPGQVSTIHRLLGVIPGSVRFRHDRHNPLPHRVVVVDEASMVPLPLMARLVEALAPSARLILLGDRDQLASVEAGAVLGDICDTGRAHRFSAPFREFIRDAASEEIEGEAGDDGNDQPGTPADSLVILRRNYRFGAASAIGAASAAVNEGDGDRLMALVSGEGMDGGVALRPVPPAERLAGALAESVVAGYGEYLGQADPEQALACFDRFRVLCAVRQGEYGVQGLNRAIERVLARQGLIDADRVWYPGRPVMVTVNDYGLGLFNGDIGLAVADPAFSGGLAVCFPAPGGGVRKISPARLPAHETVFAMTVHKSQGSEFDRILLVLPPFDSPVLTRELVYTGLTRARTGAVIWADEEILRSAAARRSERRSGLREALWG; encoded by the coding sequence GTGAGTGCCGACGACCTGCAATTCCGCGACATCGACGCCTGTTTTGCCGACTTCCTCTGCCGCCTGGCCGGGGGCCGGAACGACGATCTCCATCGGGCCGCCATGCACGCCAGCGCCGCCGTAGGGGCCGGCCACGTCTGCCTGCACCTGGACGAGGCCTTTGGCAGCAATGGAGCGGCCCTGGCCGTCACCCTCAGGGCCCTGCCGGTGGTGGGCCCGCCCGGTGGCCGCACCCCCCTGATCCTTGACGAAAAGAACCGCCTCTACCTTTATCGATACTGGAACTATGAATATCTAGTTGCTGAATTCATAAAGCAAAAATCCGCAGAGCTCCGTCCCGTTTCCCTGCCGCTCCTGCGGGCGGGTATTGACCGGATCTTCGGGCCGAAGGGGGACGATGCCGTGGACTGGCAGCGGGTGGCTGCCGCGGCCGCGGTGCGGAGCGGCTTTTGCGTCATCTCCGGGGGGCCGGGTACCGGCAAGACCTCCACCGTGGTTTCGATCCTGGCCCTGCTCCTGGAGCAGGCCGGCGAGGAGGGGGCGGGCATTGCCCTGGCAGCGCCCACGGGAAAGGCCGCGGCGCGGCTCGGCGACTCCATCCGCGACGCCCGTCAGCGCCTGGCAGCGGTGACCCCCGTGGCGGAACGGATTCCCGGCCAGGTCTCCACCATCCACCGGCTGCTGGGGGTGATTCCCGGCTCGGTCCGTTTCCGTCATGACCGGCACAATCCGCTGCCCCACCGGGTAGTGGTGGTGGACGAGGCCTCCATGGTGCCGCTGCCTCTCATGGCCCGGCTGGTGGAGGCCCTGGCGCCGTCGGCTCGGCTCATCCTCCTGGGGGACCGGGACCAGCTCGCCTCGGTGGAGGCCGGGGCCGTGCTGGGCGACATCTGCGACACCGGGCGGGCGCACCGGTTCTCGGCCCCGTTCCGGGAGTTCATCCGTGATGCCGCGAGTGAGGAGATCGAGGGAGAAGCCGGGGACGACGGGAACGACCAGCCGGGTACGCCGGCCGACTCCCTGGTGATCCTGCGCAGGAACTACCGCTTCGGTGCGGCCAGCGCCATTGGCGCGGCCAGTGCGGCCGTGAACGAGGGCGACGGGGACCGGCTCATGGCGCTTGTGTCAGGAGAAGGGATGGACGGAGGCGTGGCGCTCCGGCCCGTGCCGCCGGCGGAGCGGCTTGCCGGGGCCCTGGCTGAGAGCGTTGTTGCGGGGTACGGCGAGTATCTGGGGCAGGCGGACCCGGAACAGGCCCTGGCCTGCTTCGACCGCTTCCGGGTCCTTTGTGCCGTTCGGCAGGGGGAGTACGGGGTGCAGGGGCTCAACCGGGCCATCGAGCGGGTCCTGGCACGGCAGGGGCTCATCGATGCCGACCGCGTCTGGTATCCGGGGCGGCCGGTCATGGTGACGGTGAACGACTACGGGCTGGGGCTTTTCAACGGCGACATCGGCCTGGCGGTTGCCGATCCCGCCTTCAGCGGCGGCCTGGCCGTCTGCTTTCCCGCACCAGGCGGCGGAGTCAGAAAGATTTCCCCGGCCCGGCTGCCCGCCCACGAAACGGTTTTCGCCATGACGGTCCACAAGAGCCAGGGGTCCGAGTTCGACCGGATTCTGCTGGTGCTCCCCCCCTTCGACAGTCCCGTGCTCACGCGGGAACTGGTCTACACGGGACTCACCCGCGCCCGGACCGGTGCGGTCATCTGGGCGGACGAGGAGATCCTGCGGTCCGCTGCGGCGCGGAGGAGCGAACGGCGGTCGGGCCTGCGGGAAGCGTTGTGGGGATGA
- a CDS encoding LysE family translocator, translating into MISAEFLITSLIVVLIPGTGVIFTVSTGIAQGRAASVYAALGCTAGIIPHLLATILGLAALMHTSALAFQTLRYAGVAYLLYVAYATWKDTSTFALDSTPSRRSALSLVVRALLLNILNPKLTIFFLAFLPQFVRPGPAGPLPQLLVLSGVFMAMTFAVFVVYGLLANAFRTVVIESESVQAWLRRSFAGAFAALGVHLAFSEK; encoded by the coding sequence ATGATCAGCGCCGAATTTCTCATCACCTCACTCATTGTCGTCCTCATTCCCGGTACCGGAGTCATTTTCACCGTTTCCACGGGGATCGCCCAGGGGCGCGCGGCCAGCGTCTACGCGGCGCTCGGCTGCACCGCCGGGATCATCCCGCATCTGCTGGCGACGATCCTGGGGCTTGCGGCGCTCATGCACACCAGCGCGCTGGCATTCCAGACCCTCAGGTACGCCGGGGTGGCGTATCTGCTCTATGTGGCCTATGCCACGTGGAAAGACACCTCTACCTTTGCCCTGGACAGCACCCCTTCGCGACGCTCGGCGTTGTCACTGGTGGTGAGGGCGCTGCTGCTCAACATCCTGAATCCCAAACTGACCATCTTTTTCCTGGCCTTCCTGCCGCAATTCGTCAGGCCCGGCCCGGCCGGCCCCCTGCCGCAGTTGCTGGTCCTGAGCGGCGTGTTCATGGCCATGACCTTTGCGGTGTTCGTGGTCTATGGTCTGCTGGCCAATGCCTTTCGTACGGTTGTGATCGAATCGGAATCGGTCCAGGCCTGGTTGCGCCGAAGCTTCGCCGGCGCGTTTGCCGCTCTGGGCGTGCATCTGGCTTTTTCGGAGAAGTGA
- a CDS encoding transposase, translating into MARANRHYIPGQVWHITHRCHKKEFLLKFARDRRRWLHWLFEAKKRFGLQVLNYAVTSNHVHLLVVDTKPEVVAKSIQLIAGRTAQEFNQRKDRKGAFWEDRYHATAIERNEHLVRCLVYIDLNMVRAGVVTHPAEWEMNGYNEIQNPPDRYAIIDRHSLFDACGFPDYGSFAEQHRKWVEDALKKGMNREGHWTESIAVGSSAFITDTQRKMGCSAKGRKLEEQVDGASFLREDAEPYHAHFTGKSEVLSPENAFFWDDYDVVPVG; encoded by the coding sequence ATGGCACGAGCGAATCGGCACTACATACCGGGTCAGGTGTGGCACATCACACACCGATGTCACAAGAAAGAGTTTCTTCTCAAGTTTGCCAGAGACCGGCGTCGGTGGCTGCACTGGCTCTTCGAGGCGAAGAAGCGGTTCGGGCTGCAGGTTCTGAATTATGCCGTCACCTCAAATCATGTTCATCTGCTGGTAGTGGATACGAAACCAGAGGTCGTGGCAAAGAGCATCCAACTGATCGCCGGAAGAACCGCGCAGGAATTCAATCAGCGGAAAGATCGAAAAGGGGCGTTCTGGGAAGATCGGTACCACGCAACCGCGATCGAGAGAAACGAGCATCTCGTCCGTTGCCTCGTTTACATCGATCTGAACATGGTCCGCGCCGGTGTCGTAACGCATCCAGCGGAATGGGAAATGAACGGATACAACGAGATTCAGAATCCGCCGGACCGATACGCCATTATCGACAGGCACAGTCTTTTCGATGCTTGCGGTTTCCCGGATTACGGGAGTTTTGCCGAACAGCACCGTAAATGGGTTGAGGATGCACTGAAGAAGGGCATGAATCGGGAAGGCCATTGGACCGAAAGCATTGCAGTCGGCAGTTCGGCTTTTATCACAGACACGCAACGGAAGATGGGGTGCAGCGCCAAGGGACGGAAGCTGGAAGAACAGGTGGACGGAGCGAGTTTCCTGAGAGAGGATGCGGAGCCTTACCATGCCCATTTTACCGGCAAAAGTGAGGTTCTAAGCCCTGAAAATGCATTCTTTTGGGACGATTACGATGTAGTTCCAGTTGGTTAG
- a CDS encoding DUF2845 domain-containing protein, translating into MKRLTLSTSCTLMAVIFSLVFTIGVTGARVEPTATVAHYSRKGDKNPPPAKAFPILREPGSTTAKFYCGDRIVAPGDTRAGVIEKCGEPARKEQRREERVQAVTRDGTFLTTVTTEEWVYNFGPDRFLYHLKFLDDRLVEIRTGEYGY; encoded by the coding sequence GTGAAGCGATTGACCCTGTCGACATCCTGCACGCTTATGGCGGTGATCTTTTCACTGGTGTTCACCATCGGAGTCACTGGCGCCCGTGTCGAACCGACCGCCACGGTCGCCCACTACTCACGCAAGGGCGATAAGAACCCTCCGCCGGCCAAGGCGTTTCCGATCCTCAGGGAGCCCGGCTCCACCACGGCGAAATTCTACTGCGGCGACAGGATCGTGGCGCCCGGAGATACGCGGGCAGGGGTGATCGAGAAGTGCGGCGAGCCGGCCCGGAAGGAGCAGCGGCGGGAAGAGCGGGTCCAGGCGGTGACCCGCGACGGGACGTTCCTGACGACGGTGACCACTGAAGAGTGGGTCTACAACTTCGGGCCCGACCGTTTCCTCTATCACCTGAAATTCCTGGATGACCGGCTCGTGGAGATCAGGACGGGCGAGTACGGATACTGA
- a CDS encoding AAA family ATPase, with protein MYRDHFGFTEQPFALTPNPDFLFLSTHHQEGFAHLLYGIDTHAGFIELTGEVGTGKTTLIRTFLNQLDPATHRTALIFNPTLSSLGLLQGINREFGLPCASSERGELLEALNRFLLEESSAGRTVVLVIDEAQNLSAEVLEHIRLISNLETERDKLIQIVLVGQPELKRLLALEELRQLNQRITVRYHLEPMGCDDTREYIRHRIRVAGGGREPVAFTLGAVKKIYRFSKGLPRLINAVCDRALLLAYTRDSREITASMAAEAIIDVRQEEGRRFPIPRKTLQLLTLAAAISIGVAVFNRADKEPPPPAVAGEATPAPAPQPPPLTGDAVRKSLTATAAGDNLVTAANALLGAWQAPAIDRAGRSDDIRTLAARRGFTATEIKGSLDDILRFDAPVLLQVELPDGTSRFLTLTAANNGSFTVVPAVAGKDSLSRGEIEAFWEGRAWMFWKNFHGIPLRTRAGSRGKGVKPLQELLKGAGFYDEKPTGDFDAATEEGVRRFQQSEGLQPDGKAGEKTLALLYRRAGGFFPPGLTGAKGSTQ; from the coding sequence ATGTATCGAGACCATTTCGGCTTTACCGAACAACCCTTTGCGCTCACCCCGAACCCTGATTTTCTCTTTCTGAGCACCCACCATCAGGAGGGGTTCGCCCACCTGCTCTACGGCATTGACACCCATGCGGGGTTCATCGAGCTGACGGGCGAGGTGGGGACCGGCAAGACCACCCTGATCAGGACCTTCCTCAACCAGCTCGACCCGGCCACGCACCGCACCGCCCTCATCTTCAACCCGACCCTGTCGTCCCTAGGGCTGCTCCAGGGGATCAACCGGGAGTTCGGCCTCCCCTGCGCCAGCTCGGAGCGGGGCGAGTTGCTGGAGGCCCTGAACCGTTTCCTGCTGGAGGAAAGCTCGGCCGGCCGCACGGTGGTGCTGGTGATCGACGAGGCCCAGAATCTTTCCGCCGAGGTGCTGGAGCACATCAGGCTCATCTCCAACCTGGAGACCGAGCGGGACAAGCTGATCCAGATCGTGCTGGTGGGCCAGCCGGAGCTGAAGCGGCTGCTGGCGCTGGAAGAACTGCGCCAGCTCAACCAGCGGATCACGGTGCGCTACCACCTGGAGCCCATGGGATGCGACGATACGCGGGAGTACATCCGGCACCGGATCAGGGTGGCGGGCGGCGGCCGGGAGCCGGTGGCGTTCACCCTGGGGGCCGTGAAGAAGATCTACCGCTTCTCCAAAGGGCTGCCCCGGCTGATCAATGCCGTGTGCGACCGGGCGCTCCTGCTGGCCTACACCAGGGACAGCAGGGAGATCACCGCGTCAATGGCGGCCGAAGCCATCATCGACGTGCGCCAGGAGGAGGGGCGGCGCTTTCCCATCCCCCGCAAGACCCTGCAGCTTCTGACCCTGGCCGCGGCGATAAGCATCGGCGTTGCCGTGTTCAACCGCGCGGACAAGGAGCCACCGCCCCCGGCCGTGGCCGGAGAGGCAACGCCAGCCCCGGCGCCGCAGCCGCCTCCCCTGACCGGCGACGCTGTCCGCAAATCCCTGACGGCAACGGCCGCGGGGGACAACCTGGTGACCGCGGCCAACGCCCTGCTGGGGGCATGGCAGGCACCCGCCATCGACCGGGCCGGGCGCAGCGACGATATCCGCACCCTGGCGGCACGGCGCGGTTTCACGGCCACGGAAATCAAGGGGAGCCTGGACGACATCCTGCGTTTCGACGCGCCGGTGCTGCTCCAGGTGGAGCTTCCCGACGGCACCAGCCGGTTCCTGACCCTTACGGCCGCGAACAACGGCTCGTTCACCGTGGTGCCGGCTGTTGCGGGGAAAGATTCCCTTTCGCGCGGCGAGATCGAGGCGTTCTGGGAAGGACGGGCCTGGATGTTCTGGAAGAATTTCCACGGAATACCGTTACGGACCCGGGCGGGAAGCAGGGGCAAGGGAGTGAAGCCGCTTCAGGAGCTGCTGAAGGGGGCCGGTTTCTACGATGAAAAACCCACGGGCGACTTTGATGCAGCTACCGAGGAAGGGGTGCGTCGCTTCCAGCAGTCCGAGGGGCTGCAACCTGACGGCAAGGCGGGGGAGAAAACGCTGGCGCTCCTCTACCGCAGGGCGGGCGGGTTTTTCCCGCCGGGACTTACGGGAGCAAAGGGGAGCACGCAATGA
- a CDS encoding ferritin family protein: protein MKLTADVVLQIAMELERRGRTFYESLAIGCGNGRISALAAALAKAELDHLETFTRMRERLPESMRGPNLTDEELMTAADRVRRMVLPRPGVVSETVIASNLAKALDMAIVMEADSVAFYAEAAAGLDGIDADVIAAIVAEEREHLVMLQEVRNLCAAVFTE from the coding sequence GTGAAGCTTACCGCGGATGTGGTTTTGCAGATAGCTATGGAGCTGGAACGGCGGGGCCGGACATTCTATGAGTCGCTGGCCATCGGCTGCGGCAACGGGCGGATCTCCGCGCTGGCCGCCGCACTGGCGAAGGCGGAGCTTGATCACCTGGAGACCTTCACGCGGATGCGGGAGAGGTTGCCGGAGAGCATGCGCGGCCCGAACCTGACGGACGAGGAACTCATGACGGCGGCGGACCGCGTGCGCAGGATGGTTCTGCCCCGGCCGGGCGTGGTGAGCGAGACGGTCATCGCCTCGAACCTGGCCAAGGCGCTGGACATGGCGATAGTCATGGAGGCGGATTCGGTCGCCTTTTACGCGGAGGCGGCAGCCGGTCTCGATGGAATTGATGCCGATGTCATCGCGGCGATTGTGGCCGAGGAGAGAGAGCACCTTGTGATGCTCCAGGAGGTGCGCAACCTGTGTGCCGCGGTGTTCACCGAATAG
- a CDS encoding addiction module antidote protein, translating into MTKTATSRYDVAEHLRTPEEMAAYLEASLEEANGDATFIAKALGDIARAKGMSQVARDAGLSRESLYKALSGERVPSFDTILKIIAALGLKLHAEAR; encoded by the coding sequence ATGACCAAAACCGCAACCAGTCGCTATGACGTCGCCGAACATCTCCGTACTCCGGAGGAAATGGCCGCCTACCTTGAAGCCTCCCTCGAAGAGGCTAATGGCGATGCGACCTTCATCGCCAAGGCACTCGGAGACATAGCCCGCGCCAAGGGGATGTCGCAGGTTGCACGAGATGCCGGTCTTTCCCGCGAAAGTCTTTATAAGGCACTTTCAGGAGAGCGGGTTCCCAGCTTTGATACCATCCTTAAAATCATTGCGGCACTTGGACTTAAACTGCACGCAGAAGCCAGGTAA
- the xthA gene encoding exodeoxyribonuclease III: MKLVSFNVNGLRSRLHQLEELVRTHRPDIIGLQETKVQDADFPLAAVQALGYHVIYHGQKTHHGVALLSLQPPRDVRLGLPGDGDEAQKRFIGATFDLPAGPPLRVINGYFPQGESRDHPVKFPAKERFYADVLAYLKSSCDPDAPLAVMGDFNIAPVDPDIGIGADNAKRWLRTGKTSFLPEERAWFAALRDWGLHDSYRELYPDIDDRFSWFDYRSRGFESEPKRGLRIDHILLTRPLQQACRAAGIDYDIRAMEKPSDHCPVWVEVDV; this comes from the coding sequence ATGAAACTCGTATCCTTCAACGTCAATGGCCTGCGCTCCCGTCTCCATCAACTCGAAGAACTGGTCCGGACCCATCGGCCCGACATCATCGGCCTCCAGGAAACCAAGGTGCAGGATGCCGACTTCCCCCTGGCCGCCGTGCAGGCCCTGGGCTATCACGTGATCTACCACGGCCAGAAGACCCACCACGGCGTGGCGCTCCTCTCCCTCCAGCCGCCCCGCGACGTCCGGCTCGGCCTCCCCGGCGACGGCGACGAGGCCCAGAAGCGCTTCATCGGCGCCACCTTCGACCTCCCCGCCGGGCCGCCCCTGAGGGTCATCAACGGCTACTTCCCCCAGGGCGAAAGCCGCGACCACCCGGTCAAGTTCCCGGCCAAGGAACGCTTCTACGCCGACGTGCTCGCCTACCTGAAATCCTCCTGCGACCCCGACGCCCCCCTGGCGGTCATGGGAGACTTCAACATCGCCCCCGTGGACCCGGACATCGGCATCGGCGCCGACAACGCCAAGCGCTGGCTCCGCACCGGCAAGACCAGCTTCCTCCCCGAAGAGCGGGCCTGGTTCGCCGCCCTGCGCGACTGGGGGCTGCACGACAGCTACCGTGAACTCTACCCCGACATCGACGACCGCTTCAGCTGGTTCGACTACCGCAGCCGCGGCTTCGAGTCCGAGCCCAAGCGGGGCCTGCGCATCGACCACATCCTCCTCACCCGTCCGCTCCAGCAAGCCTGCCGCGCCGCCGGCATCGACTACGACATCCGCGCCATGGAAAAGCCGTCCGACCACTGCCCCGTGTGGGTGGAGGTGGATGTGTGA
- a CDS encoding tetratricopeptide repeat protein — protein MNSEPTPAEAFFLEGNRLLAASECRAAEACFREALALAPDFAEAHANLGMLLDQEGMAAEAERQYRLALALNPRLGHTHSNLGVLLANQKRFEEAESAYLSAIELEPDSPAAWSNLGVLQACRKQEREAEESYRTALRLDPDYHRASFNLSYLLLRQGRFDEGWSLLESRNRRWFARLEEHLPCPRWRGEDLQGRSLLIGLEAGHGDMIQFCRYAPLLKDRGAARITLVCHVALKDLLKTLDGVDTVISFDEILPDDAWDFWTPAMSIPCYCRTRLDSIPARIPYLHADPGLAEQWAAMLEREWAGPEMRIGLAWKGNPHFENDGDRSLPHLKTLEPLGAVAGVRFFSLQKGAGEEEAAQPPAGLPVVNLMRHIAGFADTAALVANLDLVITVDTAVAHLAGALGTECWVLLPEYRTDWRWLTGRTDSPWYPGVMRLFRQPRVGDWETVVAEVGEALRLFAARPRSPRGTR, from the coding sequence ATGAACAGCGAACCCACACCCGCCGAAGCATTCTTTCTGGAAGGAAACCGCCTGCTGGCGGCTAGCGAGTGCCGCGCCGCGGAGGCCTGTTTCCGCGAGGCACTCGCGCTTGCGCCGGATTTTGCCGAGGCCCATGCCAATCTCGGCATGCTGCTGGACCAGGAGGGGATGGCGGCCGAGGCGGAGCGCCAGTACCGGCTGGCCTTGGCGCTGAATCCCCGCCTGGGGCATACGCATTCCAACCTGGGTGTGCTGCTGGCGAACCAGAAGCGGTTCGAGGAGGCGGAGAGCGCGTACTTGAGCGCCATCGAGCTTGAGCCGGACAGCCCGGCGGCGTGGTCCAACCTGGGGGTGCTGCAGGCCTGCCGGAAGCAGGAACGGGAGGCGGAGGAAAGTTATCGCACGGCCCTGCGGCTGGACCCGGACTATCACCGGGCATCGTTCAACCTCAGTTACCTGCTGCTGCGCCAGGGCCGCTTCGACGAGGGGTGGTCCCTGCTGGAGAGCCGGAACCGGCGCTGGTTCGCCCGGCTGGAGGAGCATCTGCCGTGCCCCCGCTGGCGCGGCGAGGATCTGCAGGGGCGCTCCCTGTTGATCGGCCTGGAGGCTGGGCATGGGGATATGATCCAGTTCTGCCGCTACGCGCCGCTTCTCAAGGACCGGGGGGCGGCCCGGATCACCCTGGTGTGCCACGTGGCGCTGAAAGACCTCTTGAAGACCCTTGACGGTGTTGATACTGTTATCTCCTTTGACGAGATCCTGCCGGATGATGCGTGGGACTTCTGGACCCCGGCCATGAGCATCCCCTGTTATTGCCGGACCCGTCTCGATTCGATCCCCGCCCGCATCCCGTACCTGCACGCCGATCCCGGTCTGGCCGAGCAGTGGGCGGCTATGCTGGAGCGGGAATGGGCCGGGCCGGAAATGCGGATCGGCCTAGCGTGGAAGGGAAATCCCCATTTCGAGAACGATGGGGACCGTTCCCTGCCGCACCTGAAGACCCTGGAGCCACTTGGCGCCGTGGCCGGGGTGCGGTTCTTCAGCCTGCAGAAAGGGGCGGGCGAGGAAGAGGCGGCCCAGCCACCCGCCGGCCTGCCCGTGGTGAACCTGATGCGGCATATTGCCGGCTTTGCCGACACCGCCGCCCTGGTGGCCAACCTGGATCTGGTCATTACCGTGGATACCGCCGTGGCTCATCTGGCAGGGGCGCTGGGCACGGAGTGCTGGGTGCTCCTGCCGGAGTACCGGACCGATTGGCGCTGGCTCACCGGCCGGACCGATTCGCCCTGGTATCCCGGGGTCATGCGCCTGTTCCGCCAGCCCCGCGTGGGAGACTGGGAGACGGTGGTGGCCGAGGTGGGGGAGGCGCTCCGGTTGTTTGCCGCACGTCCCCGCAGCCCGCGGGGGACGCGTTGA
- a CDS encoding FG-GAP repeat domain-containing protein encodes MLVSSCGGQNEGNQQPRNTQLQFSAGIGYPVPATAFTNAFGDIATGDLNGDGRNDVAVIEANGSKGILIYCQNAMGALNEPLIIDSSLQLSGITVGDVNNDGLSDLVVSGDVPGLPELRGRTKVYIQNRSTHALDPDQEYALSTDTAGTLAIADLNSDGRKDIVVASVQGSNGLLSIFFQETGGLGAEQTYTSVPVVYGGEVHVADMNNDGRNDIIVQSDLKQLAVIKQSSPGIFNATPDYYTVQTSYWPDFRSFAVGDINGDGLADIVAADPASNGLNIFVQNSTGSITGPQILQLTPLTAQDEIKIADMNWDSLNDIVILSEHSKVQILPQTANHSFDTFKSFDLQTQFSGGTFTHQAMALIDVTSDGMPDVIATLSGGGLFVLPTK; translated from the coding sequence ATGCTGGTATCGAGTTGTGGAGGGCAGAATGAGGGCAATCAACAACCGCGAAATACTCAATTACAATTCTCCGCTGGCATAGGCTATCCGGTGCCTGCAACCGCTTTTACAAATGCATTCGGCGATATTGCTACTGGTGACTTGAATGGTGATGGCCGAAACGATGTTGCGGTAATTGAGGCAAATGGCAGTAAAGGAATCCTTATTTATTGCCAGAATGCAATGGGCGCACTAAATGAGCCACTGATAATTGATTCATCGTTACAATTAAGTGGAATCACCGTTGGCGATGTTAATAATGATGGTTTGTCAGATTTAGTGGTTAGTGGAGACGTACCAGGACTTCCAGAATTACGTGGCAGAACTAAGGTTTATATTCAGAATCGATCAACACATGCTCTCGATCCAGACCAGGAATATGCTCTTTCAACTGATACAGCAGGAACCTTAGCTATAGCTGACCTAAATAGTGATGGTCGCAAGGATATTGTGGTAGCAAGTGTGCAGGGAAGTAATGGGCTGTTATCAATCTTTTTTCAAGAAACCGGTGGGCTAGGCGCTGAGCAAACCTACACCTCAGTTCCGGTTGTATATGGAGGAGAGGTTCATGTTGCGGATATGAACAATGATGGACGCAATGATATCATCGTTCAAAGCGACCTAAAGCAATTGGCGGTAATAAAGCAAAGTTCGCCGGGGATATTCAATGCAACACCCGATTATTACACAGTTCAAACAAGTTACTGGCCAGATTTTAGATCATTTGCTGTGGGAGACATTAACGGCGATGGTCTAGCAGATATTGTTGCCGCTGACCCTGCAAGTAATGGTCTCAATATATTTGTTCAAAATTCCACTGGAAGCATAACCGGCCCTCAGATTCTTCAGTTAACGCCCCTAACTGCGCAAGATGAAATTAAAATTGCCGACATGAACTGGGATAGCTTGAATGATATCGTGATATTGAGTGAGCATAGCAAAGTACAAATACTGCCTCAGACAGCAAATCACTCTTTTGACACCTTTAAATCATTCGATTTACAGACTCAGTTTTCTGGAGGGACATTTACTCATCAGGCAATGGCACTGATCGATGTTACTAGCGATGGAATGCCTGATGTCATTGCTACCTTATCAGGAGGAGGGTTATTTGTTCTACCAACGAAGTAA